Within the Dehalococcoidia bacterium genome, the region CCCATCAGAGCACGGAAGGTATCCCCGCACCCTGCGCCCATGGCAGAAACCTCCCCTCCCCAGCTGGGGGCACTGCAATTCCCCCCGTGCACCTTTTGCCCCGGAGCTGCATTGACCCCCCAAAGGGGGGGTGATACAGTAACGGAAGGGAGGGCAAGAGAACGCCAGGGAGGTGCCCCATGCCCATCTTCGTGATGCTCAGCACCCTGACGGACGAAGGGGCCAAGACCATCAAGACCAACCCCACCCGCATCAAGGAGGTCAACGCCGAGCTGGAGCGCTCCTTTGGGGTGAAAGTGTTGGCCCAGTATGCCGTTCTGGGCCCCTACGACTTTGTCAACATCGTGGAGGCCCCGGACAACGCCACCGTGGCGCGGGCCTCGGCGGAACTGGCCTCTCGGGGCAGTGTGAAGATTCAGACCCTCGCCGCCATCCCCATAGACGAGTTCATCGCCCGTCTGCGCAAATAAAGGGAAGTGGCGCCGCTAGGGGCGCTACCGCCGACGGCGGAGCCACCCCCATGCGCTCAAGACCACCACTCCTCCCACCACCAGGAGGCCGTCGCCTGCGGCGGTGCGGCCGGGGGCGCATCCTCCGGTTCGGGTGGGGGGGCGAGGTGTAGGCGTCGGGGCGGGGGCGACGGTTTCCGGGGTGGGCGTGGGCACGACAGCGGGCGGGGTGGGCACCCCGAAGGGGATAATGGTGGGGAGGGGAATGGGCGTGGGCAAGGGGGCCTCGTCCGCAAGGGGCGCACGCAGAGGGGCACCGATAGTGCGCCGCCAGGCGTTCTCCACCTCCAGCAGGCTGGTGCCGTAGACCTGCTGGAAGGCGTCCCGGAAGCGGATGTTCTGGTCCAATAGGCGGAGCAGTTGGCGTAAGCGCTCCTCCCCATACTGCTCCAGGATAAACTTCACCATCGCCTTGCCCTGCCCATAGACCAGGATGACATCGTCGGGGCGGCCGGGCATGCTCTCCACATCGGTGATGGGGAGCAGGGTGCCCCGCCGGAGGGCCTGGAACAGGGCCTGGTCGTATTCCGTAGTGGGGGCTAGGTTACCCATTTCGGCAATGCCCTCGTTGAACCACACGGGGATGGGCAGACGGCGGTTGGCCAACGCAGCGTCCAGCAGGAAGTGCATGGCCTCGTGGGAGGCGATGCCCCGCACGGCTGGCCCCGACGCCAGCATGACGATGACCCCCTGGTCGGCGAAGGTGGTGCCCTCAGTGACCAGCTGAGTGCGCACCGTGCG harbors:
- a CDS encoding GYD domain-containing protein, with the translated sequence MPIFVMLSTLTDEGAKTIKTNPTRIKEVNAELERSFGVKVLAQYAVLGPYDFVNIVEAPDNATVARASAELASRGSVKIQTLAAIPIDEFIARLRK
- a CDS encoding peptidase MA family metallohydrolase, producing the protein MWRMLAGALVVAVVGAMWPWVAHGAGPEITPKGVESRFPEGILFRVEAQSDAPITRLVLRFRVGNERSRRFQPVDITPAPRIATEVFIRTDTAARYIPPGARIEYLWEVEDQAGNRRETAPDTFVLLDPRWTTWESLQQGQVTVYFYAPIRTRAQTIAQAVEETFQKWGPVLGVETFNPVTVVVYTTYRDMLPALPPTSRTVRTQLVTEGTTFADQGVIVMLASGPAVRGIASHEAMHFLLDAALANRRLPIPVWFNEGIAEMGNLAPTTEYDQALFQALRRGTLLPITDVESMPGRPDDVILVYGQGKAMVKFILEQYGEERLRQLLRLLDQNIRFRDAFQQVYGTSLLEVENAWRRTIGAPLRAPLADEAPLPTPIPLPTIIPFGVPTPPAVVPTPTPETVAPAPTPTPRPPTRTGGCAPGRTAAGDGLLVVGGVVVLSAWGWLRRRR